Proteins co-encoded in one Papaver somniferum cultivar HN1 chromosome 5, ASM357369v1, whole genome shotgun sequence genomic window:
- the LOC113278735 gene encoding uncharacterized protein LOC113278735: MSLKILSWNVRGLCSNDRRLIVKKMIGLLQAPIVILQETKMMRCSDHDIQQICGHSNFGWTFQQSVGNSGGMIILWDKYFLEVKESLVGDYSLSIYCVNKHDGFVWVLTNIYGPNKPHERADFWEELDNICGYLDLPWCLGGDFNTIKCCDEKKNCNTITKSMKDFAEFISQHNLIDLPLKGARYTWSNGQTNP; the protein is encoded by the coding sequence ATGAGTCTCAAGATACTTTCATGGAATGTGAGGGGATTATGTTCGAATGATAGGAGGCTGATTGTAAAGAAAATGATTGGTCTTCTTCAAGCACCTATCGTAATCCTACAAGAAACAAAGATGATGCGTTGTAGTGATCATGACATCCAACAAATTTGTGGACACTCAAATTTTGGATGGACTTTTCAACAGTCAGTTGGTAATTCTGGTGGGATGATCATCTTATGGGATAAATATTTTCTTGAGGTTAAAGAATCTTTAGTAGGTGATTATTCATTATCTATCTATTGTGTCAATAAGCATGATGGTTTTGTTTGGGTTCTTACCAATATTTATGGACCTAATAAACCTCATGAGAGGGCAGATTTTTGGGAGGAGTTGGATAACATCTGTGGATACTTGGATTTACCTTGGTGTTTGGGTGGAGATTTCAACACCATTAAGTGTTGTGATGAGAAGAAGAATTGTAATACAATCACCAAGAGTATGAAGGACTTTGCTGAATTCATCTCTCAACACAACCTTATTGATTTACCTTTAAAAGGAGCTAGATATACTTGGTCTAATGGGCAGACCAATCCTTAA